A portion of the Acidobacteriota bacterium genome contains these proteins:
- a CDS encoding DUF2330 domain-containing protein has protein sequence MRSVMLRILLYSLLPLLWAAPAAAFCGFYVARADARLYNDASQVVMVRDGDRTVITMANDYSGDPREFAMVIPVPRLLQREQIHVAEPALIEHLDAFTAPRLVEYFDSDPCARYEFRDRAIALQEMSAPAPAGERQELAKSLGVTIEATYSVGEYEILILSAKESRGLVTWLTDSGYKLPPGAEPVVNSYLKQKQYFFVARVDLENQARLGVERLRPLQVAFESPRFMLPIRLGTVNARGKQELFVYALTRSGRVETTNYRTVKLPTGDEIPPFVKTDFARFYRDMFRTQVAKENHRAVFLEYAWDMAWCDPCAADPLSPKELSELGVFWLEDHQSTRGGAANVFVTRLHLRYDSEHFPDDLRFQETGDRTNFQGRYVLRHPWQGNTTCRAADQYRQSLAERQRREAETLASLTGWRLDQILQRTGVPTTASDGEGEAPWWRKIWGR, from the coding sequence ATGCGATCCGTGATGCTGAGAATCTTGCTGTACTCGCTACTCCCTCTGCTGTGGGCAGCACCGGCCGCCGCCTTCTGCGGTTTCTATGTCGCCCGCGCAGACGCCCGCCTCTACAACGACGCCTCCCAGGTGGTGATGGTGCGCGACGGCGACCGCACGGTGATCACCATGGCGAATGACTACAGCGGCGATCCGCGCGAGTTCGCCATGGTGATTCCGGTACCGAGGCTCCTCCAGCGGGAGCAGATCCACGTTGCCGAGCCGGCCCTGATCGAGCACCTGGACGCCTTCACCGCTCCGCGGCTGGTGGAGTACTTCGATTCGGATCCGTGCGCCCGGTACGAATTCCGAGATCGTGCGATCGCCCTGCAAGAGATGAGCGCGCCCGCCCCGGCGGGAGAACGACAGGAGTTGGCCAAGAGCCTCGGCGTCACCATCGAGGCGACCTACAGCGTGGGCGAGTACGAGATCCTGATTCTCTCCGCCAAAGAGAGCCGCGGCCTGGTCACTTGGCTAACGGACTCCGGCTACAAACTGCCCCCCGGCGCCGAGCCGGTGGTCAACAGCTACCTGAAGCAGAAGCAGTACTTCTTCGTCGCCCGGGTGGACCTCGAGAATCAAGCCCGCCTCGGCGTCGAGCGCCTGCGGCCGCTGCAAGTCGCGTTCGAAAGCCCCCGCTTCATGCTGCCCATTCGCCTCGGAACGGTCAACGCCCGCGGCAAGCAAGAACTGTTCGTCTACGCCTTGACCCGCAGCGGACGGGTGGAGACCACCAACTACCGCACCGTCAAACTCCCTACCGGCGACGAGATCCCGCCCTTCGTCAAGACCGACTTCGCCCGCTTCTACCGCGACATGTTCCGCACCCAGGTGGCGAAGGAAAACCACCGGGCGGTGTTCCTGGAGTACGCCTGGGACATGGCCTGGTGCGACCCCTGTGCCGCCGACCCCCTGTCCCCCAAGGAGTTGAGTGAGCTCGGGGTGTTCTGGCTGGAAGACCACCAGAGCACCCGCGGCGGCGCCGCCAACGTCTTCGTCACCCGTCTCCACCTGCGCTACGACAGCGAACACTTCCCCGACGATCTCCGGTTCCAGGAAACCGGAGACCGCACCAACTTCCAAGGGCGTTACGTCCTGCGTCACCCGTGGCAAGGCAACACGACCTGCCGAGCGGCGGACCAGTACCGGCAGAGTCTGGCCGAACGGCAGCGCCGCGAAGCCGAGACCCTCGCCTCCCTCACCGGCTGGCGACTCGACCAGATCCTCCAGCGCACCGGTGTGCCGACGACCGCCTCGGACGGCGAAGGCGAAGCTCCCTGGTGGCGCAAGATCTGGGGTCGCTAA
- a CDS encoding DUF2911 domain-containing protein, translated as MNQKNIVRLLLVGAVLSLAAGVAQAQDLHPTRRPSPMAMARVTLDDGTYVRVVYSRPYLRGRDNIFGSEESEALVPFGKVWRTGANEATEITVTGDVMVGDKTVPAGTYSLFTIPGEERWEVHVNSALGLSGTGRFVDGEFTRVDLPATHVAVAEAKATTLEEEVDQFTISFEKVEDGAHMVLSWHMTEVRVPIKPAG; from the coding sequence ATGAACCAGAAGAACATCGTCCGCCTGCTGCTCGTCGGCGCGGTTCTGTCCCTCGCCGCCGGCGTTGCCCAGGCCCAGGACCTCCACCCCACCCGCCGCCCGAGCCCGATGGCCATGGCGCGAGTGACCCTCGACGACGGCACCTACGTGCGCGTGGTCTACAGCCGGCCCTACCTGCGCGGCCGCGACAACATCTTCGGCAGCGAAGAGAGCGAGGCCCTGGTGCCCTTCGGCAAGGTGTGGCGCACCGGCGCCAACGAGGCCACCGAGATCACCGTCACCGGCGACGTGATGGTGGGCGATAAGACGGTCCCGGCCGGCACCTACTCCCTGTTCACCATTCCCGGCGAGGAAAGATGGGAGGTGCACGTCAACTCCGCTCTGGGCCTGTCCGGCACCGGCCGCTTCGTCGACGGTGAGTTCACCCGGGTGGACCTGCCGGCCACCCACGTCGCGGTGGCCGAAGCCAAGGCCACCACTCTGGAAGAAGAAGTGGACCAGTTCACCATCTCCTTCGAGAAGGTCGAGGACGGCGCCCACATGGTGCTCTCCTGGCATATGACCGAGGTGCGGGTACCCATCAAGCCCGCCGGCTGA
- a CDS encoding MoxR family ATPase, which translates to MNPSRSTHEIDGVELHLSRPVTETPPWVGQREVLTQLLAAWSLVDDDDRPLNPRLLGKPGVGKTTLAAAAAAALDLPVYIMQATMDTRPEDLIVSPVLAPDGGVRYMASPLVSAMLTGGALVLDEGNRMSEKAWASLAPLLDHRRYVDSLVAGIKIPADPGFRFVSTMNEDASTYEIPDYIHSRLMPQIYLDFPEEDEERAILQEQVPFADEEVLGYVLRFLRTAHSADLPYSVRDGINILRYAMKTLHRGDQEHPQEAVHQALQLTLGQEEAEAFDLS; encoded by the coding sequence ATGAATCCTTCCCGCAGTACCCATGAGATCGACGGCGTCGAGCTGCACCTGTCGAGACCGGTCACGGAAACTCCGCCCTGGGTCGGTCAGCGCGAGGTGCTCACCCAGCTTCTCGCCGCCTGGTCGCTGGTGGACGACGACGACCGCCCATTGAATCCGCGCCTGCTGGGCAAGCCCGGCGTCGGCAAGACCACCCTGGCGGCGGCCGCCGCCGCGGCCCTCGACCTGCCCGTGTACATCATGCAGGCGACGATGGACACTCGTCCGGAGGATCTCATCGTCTCGCCGGTGCTGGCGCCGGACGGTGGCGTGCGCTACATGGCTTCGCCGCTGGTCTCCGCGATGCTCACCGGCGGCGCCCTGGTCTTGGACGAAGGCAACCGCATGAGCGAAAAAGCCTGGGCCAGCCTGGCCCCGCTCCTCGACCACCGGCGCTACGTGGACAGCCTGGTGGCCGGCATCAAGATTCCGGCGGATCCGGGATTCCGCTTCGTCTCGACGATGAACGAAGACGCCTCCACCTACGAAATCCCGGACTACATCCACTCGCGTTTGATGCCGCAGATCTACCTCGACTTTCCCGAAGAAGACGAAGAACGCGCCATACTCCAAGAGCAAGTCCCCTTCGCCGACGAAGAGGTCCTCGGCTACGTCCTAAGGTTCCTGAGAACCGCCCACAGCGCCGACCTCCCCTACTCCGTCCGCGACGGCATCAACATCCTCAGATACGCCATGAAAACCCTCCACCGCGGCGACCAGGAACACCCCCAAGAGGCCGTACACCAAGCCCTACAGCTCACCCTAGGCCAAGAAGAAGCCGAAGCCTTCGACCTTTCCTAG
- a CDS encoding glycosyltransferase family 87 protein, giving the protein MIGRSFAAPADGEALRRWTGVGLLFLAAVYFGRQVLLPWFRLESYVGDFVAYLEAARALAAGRSPYTVGTFLYPPPLAFVLIPLADFSDLAARQVWFWISQVSLLGAAVVVWRWLGGDRIALVAVFSVWALAGTVQENLVLGQVQPLLLLWFSAALWRVGQRPAGAMAWIGLAGAFKIWPAVLCGVAALQKRWRALLVGAVVGGGLVLASQGLLVAISEPPYRSASAGFTYGSPATPNLSAPAIALRLATVANAGERPVGYWARGTDSARFRLSPGLARLSLGVALLVGLLAGGVLWMHRSLPPDRLLLAALSFALVALPISWYHYQLLQFPALAWLLARALRGRRWWSVGGVVLLGFGLTGGFRLGRVFSWVGLPPEEVVGALWVATSVVALGATALGVWVLRATGRGRGDRPARGARTRRISDSPSGG; this is encoded by the coding sequence GTGATCGGACGCTCTTTCGCCGCGCCGGCCGACGGTGAAGCCCTGCGCCGGTGGACCGGGGTCGGGTTGCTGTTTCTCGCCGCGGTGTATTTCGGACGGCAGGTGTTGCTGCCTTGGTTCCGGTTGGAGAGCTATGTCGGCGACTTCGTCGCCTATTTGGAGGCTGCCCGGGCGCTTGCCGCCGGCCGGTCGCCGTACACCGTGGGCACCTTTCTCTACCCCCCGCCGCTCGCATTCGTTCTGATTCCGCTGGCCGATTTCTCGGACCTGGCGGCTCGCCAGGTGTGGTTTTGGATCAGTCAAGTTTCGCTGCTGGGGGCGGCGGTCGTCGTCTGGCGCTGGCTCGGCGGGGATCGGATCGCTCTCGTAGCCGTTTTCTCGGTGTGGGCGCTCGCCGGCACGGTGCAGGAGAATTTGGTGCTGGGGCAGGTGCAGCCGCTGCTGTTGCTGTGGTTTTCCGCGGCTTTGTGGAGGGTGGGGCAGCGGCCGGCCGGTGCGATGGCGTGGATCGGTCTGGCCGGTGCGTTCAAGATCTGGCCGGCGGTGTTGTGTGGCGTGGCGGCTCTGCAGAAGCGCTGGCGGGCTTTGTTGGTGGGAGCGGTTGTTGGGGGTGGGCTGGTTCTGGCATCCCAAGGGCTTCTCGTCGCCATCAGCGAGCCGCCGTATCGCTCGGCCAGTGCCGGCTTCACCTACGGCTCGCCGGCGACTCCGAATCTTTCGGCGCCGGCGATTGCGCTGCGCCTGGCCACCGTCGCGAACGCCGGGGAGCGACCGGTCGGCTACTGGGCTCGGGGCACCGACTCCGCGAGATTTCGGTTGTCGCCGGGGCTCGCTCGCCTGTCGTTGGGGGTGGCGCTGCTGGTGGGGCTGTTGGCCGGCGGGGTGCTGTGGATGCATCGCTCGCTGCCGCCGGATCGGCTGCTGCTGGCGGCGCTTTCGTTTGCTTTGGTGGCGTTGCCGATCTCTTGGTACCACTATCAACTTCTGCAGTTTCCGGCGCTGGCTTGGTTGTTGGCGCGTGCGCTGCGGGGGAGGCGGTGGTGGAGTGTTGGTGGGGTGGTGCTTTTGGGGTTTGGGTTGACCGGAGGGTTTCGGTTGGGAAGGGTTTTTTCCTGGGTGGGCTTGCCGCCGGAGGAGGTGGTGGGGGCGCTTTGGGTGGCGACTAGCGTGGTGGCGTTGGGAGCAACGGCGCTGGGGGTTTGGGTTTTGCGAGCGACGGGCCGGGGCCGGGGTGATCGCCCTGCGCGCGGTGCTCGAACTCGCCGGATCTCTGACTCGCCGTCGGGCGGCTGA
- a CDS encoding YHS domain-containing (seleno)protein: MALRVSLALMFLVGLLLPAVAFAGVDPVFTATFSDVAIRGYDPVAYFAAGEPVKGSDDFAHQWMGAEWRFASAENRDLFAADPEKYAPQYGGYCAYAVSRGKTASIDPEAWRIVDDKLYLNYNAKIQAQWEEDQAANIEKADEHWPRLLSDD; encoded by the coding sequence ATGGCACTTCGTGTTTCGTTGGCCCTGATGTTCCTCGTTGGCCTGTTGCTGCCGGCGGTAGCTTTCGCTGGTGTCGATCCGGTGTTCACCGCCACTTTCAGCGATGTGGCGATCCGCGGCTACGATCCGGTGGCCTACTTCGCGGCCGGCGAGCCGGTGAAAGGCAGTGATGATTTCGCCCACCAATGGATGGGCGCCGAATGGCGTTTCGCGAGCGCCGAGAACCGCGATCTCTTCGCCGCCGATCCGGAGAAGTATGCGCCGCAGTACGGCGGCTATTGCGCCTACGCGGTGAGCCGCGGCAAGACCGCCAGCATCGACCCGGAGGCCTGGCGCATTGTGGACGACAAGCTCTATTTGAACTACAACGCTAAGATCCAGGCGCAATGGGAAGAAGATCAAGCGGCCAACATCGAGAAGGCCGATGAGCATTGGCCGAGGCTGCTGTCGGACGATTGA
- the ansA gene encoding asparaginase has translation MSEKRVYIANTGGTIGMQAGADGYRPAPGYLARRMAGMPELHAEEMPEFVIGEFDPLLDSSNMAPQDWMRIGRPVLEQWDEFDGFIVIHGTDTMAYSASALSFALDGITKPVIFTGSQIPLIEVRSDARTNLVTALQIAARFPIPEVCLFFGDRLLRGNRSTKVSAGGFDAFESPNFPPLGLAGVDLEVRSDLVRRPHRGAADTPKRPHFTEVRPAEVIALKIFPGISREILRNALQPPTEGVVLETYGVGNAPEEPELLAVLAEATARGVVVVNCTQCLYGTVDMDDYAPGSALGRAGVTCGRDMTSEAALTKLVYLLSLDLGVDEVRRRMSLNLRGELTEKASA, from the coding sequence GTGAGCGAGAAGCGCGTGTACATCGCCAACACCGGCGGCACCATCGGCATGCAGGCCGGCGCGGACGGCTATCGCCCGGCTCCCGGCTACTTGGCCCGGCGCATGGCGGGGATGCCAGAACTCCACGCCGAGGAGATGCCGGAGTTCGTCATCGGCGAGTTCGATCCGCTGCTCGACTCGTCCAACATGGCGCCGCAGGACTGGATGCGGATCGGCCGGCCGGTATTGGAACAGTGGGACGAGTTCGACGGCTTCATCGTCATCCACGGTACCGACACCATGGCCTACTCCGCCTCCGCGCTGTCCTTCGCCCTCGACGGCATCACCAAGCCGGTGATTTTCACCGGTTCGCAGATTCCGCTGATCGAGGTGCGGAGCGACGCCCGTACCAATCTGGTGACGGCGCTGCAGATCGCCGCCCGTTTCCCGATCCCCGAGGTGTGCCTGTTCTTCGGAGATCGGCTGCTGCGCGGCAACCGTTCGACCAAGGTCAGCGCCGGCGGCTTCGACGCCTTCGAGTCACCCAACTTCCCGCCCTTGGGGCTTGCGGGAGTCGACCTCGAGGTGCGCTCGGACCTGGTGCGGCGACCTCACCGTGGCGCCGCCGACACCCCGAAGCGGCCGCACTTCACCGAGGTCAGGCCGGCGGAGGTGATCGCCCTGAAGATCTTTCCCGGCATCTCCCGGGAGATCTTGCGCAACGCCCTGCAACCGCCGACGGAAGGGGTGGTGCTCGAAACCTACGGAGTGGGCAACGCGCCGGAGGAGCCGGAGCTGCTGGCGGTGCTGGCCGAGGCGACGGCGCGGGGGGTGGTGGTGGTCAACTGCACCCAGTGCCTCTACGGCACTGTCGACATGGACGACTACGCTCCCGGCTCTGCCCTCGGCCGGGCCGGCGTGACCTGCGGCCGCGATATGACCTCGGAAGCCGCTCTCACCAAGCTCGTCTATCTGCTGAGCCTAGACCTCGGAGTGGATGAGGTGCGCCGGCGCATGTCCCTCAATCTGCGCGGCGAACTGACGGAGAAGGCCTCCGCCTAA
- a CDS encoding STT3 domain-containing protein — protein sequence MRRLVPLLLLAVTALFAFTLRVDVVSHLPPGLDAIHRDAEERPFLHAGDPFYHLRQSRAILERGAVGTRTVDGRPWDDLSFAPAGRPVRSNLLHPLQAGLVRLSGSRLAPMSVVYYLPAVLAALLVVFVFILGRRLGGVGCGLAAALLAAIHPELVSHTHAGMADTTSLSLLLLTGSLTLVPPLGDALLARRPAAAAGWSAALGLVLLAFRATWVGWVAAAGLAALGLLLWGLMKPPESRQAGRTRGPLIALGAVLAAGAGGIALSVAGKFGRYSGVEVDESFPLGTDQVLELAGLAPTEVLSRLSWPLALAALAGLAAALPRRAGPARPLAATLGLWLLPAAVAGTLAMRFLVLAVPPLALLAAYGGSSLLGRLGPRPRLRIAIAVTTLAGVGTTFMPRYEVFRQRTPVVDQAVMMAADAIERASPANAIVNLWWDHGYLYSALANRPVILDGGSFQSRRLYWISRALTTHDPTLARQILRLIDCGAEETVYDAVRLDTPSAERAITTLHHALRREDARRRIETLLGNGLTGETASVVERALSCRPPKAWWVVSSDLLAKTTSWAHYGSWDFSSTAEARPSGPGDITATSACQLIGSQLECRNGFRADLSDPRWSDRSMPGHFAYRGPVRLDGLVPVVYQQGRGLRMVYVTRELADSLFARLYFENGRGLEHFRLHHESNLPETDKRVLVYEVLWD from the coding sequence ATGCGACGCCTCGTACCGCTTCTCCTGCTCGCCGTCACGGCGCTCTTCGCCTTCACCCTGCGGGTGGATGTGGTCTCCCACCTGCCGCCGGGCCTCGACGCCATCCACCGCGATGCGGAAGAGCGCCCGTTCCTGCACGCCGGAGATCCCTTCTACCACCTGCGCCAAAGCCGGGCGATCCTGGAGCGCGGCGCGGTGGGCACCCGCACCGTCGACGGACGTCCCTGGGACGACCTCAGTTTCGCACCGGCGGGCCGGCCGGTGCGCTCCAATCTGCTGCACCCCTTGCAGGCCGGGCTGGTACGCCTCTCGGGCAGCCGGTTGGCGCCGATGTCGGTGGTTTACTACCTGCCGGCGGTGCTGGCGGCGCTCCTCGTCGTCTTCGTCTTCATTCTCGGCCGGCGCCTCGGCGGCGTCGGATGCGGTTTGGCTGCGGCGCTGCTCGCCGCGATCCACCCGGAACTCGTCTCCCACACTCACGCCGGCATGGCGGACACCACTTCCTTGAGCCTGCTGCTGTTGACCGGCAGCCTCACCCTGGTGCCGCCGCTGGGAGACGCTCTCCTCGCCCGCCGCCCGGCGGCCGCTGCCGGCTGGAGTGCGGCGCTCGGCCTGGTGCTTCTCGCCTTCCGGGCGACCTGGGTGGGGTGGGTGGCCGCCGCCGGCCTGGCCGCCCTGGGATTGCTCCTGTGGGGACTCATGAAGCCGCCCGAAAGCCGGCAAGCCGGACGGACGCGGGGGCCGTTGATCGCTCTCGGGGCCGTCCTCGCCGCCGGCGCCGGCGGCATCGCCCTCTCCGTCGCCGGCAAGTTCGGCCGCTACTCCGGAGTCGAGGTGGACGAGTCCTTTCCCCTCGGCACCGACCAGGTGCTCGAACTCGCCGGCCTGGCGCCGACAGAGGTGTTGAGCCGGCTCTCCTGGCCCCTCGCCCTCGCCGCCTTGGCGGGCCTCGCCGCCGCCCTGCCGCGACGCGCCGGTCCCGCGCGGCCGCTGGCAGCGACGCTCGGCCTGTGGCTGCTGCCGGCGGCGGTGGCGGGAACCCTCGCCATGCGCTTTCTGGTGTTGGCCGTTCCGCCCCTGGCGCTGCTGGCGGCCTACGGCGGCAGCAGCCTCCTCGGCCGACTGGGTCCGCGGCCGCGGCTGCGGATCGCCATCGCTGTGACCACCCTCGCCGGCGTCGGCACAACCTTCATGCCGCGCTACGAGGTGTTTCGCCAGCGCACACCGGTGGTCGATCAGGCGGTGATGATGGCCGCCGACGCCATCGAGCGCGCCTCGCCGGCGAATGCCATCGTCAATCTTTGGTGGGACCACGGCTACCTCTACTCGGCACTGGCGAATCGGCCGGTGATTCTGGACGGCGGCAGCTTCCAGAGCCGGCGCCTTTACTGGATCTCCCGCGCCCTCACCACCCACGACCCCACCCTCGCCCGGCAGATCCTCCGGCTGATCGATTGCGGCGCCGAGGAGACCGTCTACGATGCCGTGCGCCTCGACACTCCGAGTGCCGAACGAGCAATCACCACTCTGCACCACGCCCTGCGCCGGGAGGATGCGCGCCGCCGGATCGAAACGCTCCTCGGCAACGGCCTCACCGGGGAGACTGCCAGCGTGGTCGAACGGGCGCTCTCTTGCCGCCCTCCCAAGGCTTGGTGGGTGGTGTCGAGCGACCTTCTCGCCAAAACCACCTCCTGGGCCCACTACGGTTCCTGGGACTTTTCGTCAACGGCCGAGGCCCGGCCGTCCGGCCCCGGCGACATCACCGCCACCTCCGCCTGTCAGTTGATCGGCTCCCAACTCGAATGCCGCAACGGCTTCCGGGCCGACCTCTCGGACCCGCGCTGGAGCGACCGAAGCATGCCGGGGCACTTCGCCTACCGCGGTCCGGTGCGGCTGGACGGTCTGGTGCCGGTGGTCTACCAGCAAGGTCGTGGGCTGCGGATGGTGTATGTCACGCGGGAACTGGCGGACAGCCTGTTCGCCCGGCTGTACTTCGAGAACGGCCGCGGCCTGGAGCACTTCCGGCTGCACCACGAGTCGAACCTGCCGGAGACCGACAAACGGGTGCTGGTCTACGAAGTCCTTTGGGACTGA
- a CDS encoding uracil-DNA glycosylase family protein → MTLLEISADLSAALRPLTFAPPVTHVYNPLDHARSTWSQYVERFGAGPKEVVLLGMNPGPWGMVQTGVPFGEVALVRDWMGIEGAVESPVREHPKRPVEGFDCRRSEVSGRRLWGWARDRFGTPERFFERFFVANYCPMAFMEESGKNRTPDKLPVEEREVLFAECDLQLRRTIEHLTPRWVIGIGAFAEGRARRCLQGMDLEIGRILHPSPASPAANRGWAEQAERQLREQGIELPGC, encoded by the coding sequence ATGACCCTGCTCGAAATCTCCGCCGACCTGTCGGCGGCACTGCGGCCGTTGACCTTCGCGCCGCCGGTCACCCACGTCTACAATCCTCTCGACCACGCCCGGAGCACCTGGAGCCAGTACGTCGAGCGCTTCGGCGCCGGTCCCAAGGAAGTGGTTCTCTTGGGAATGAATCCGGGGCCGTGGGGCATGGTGCAGACCGGAGTGCCCTTCGGTGAGGTGGCGCTGGTGCGGGACTGGATGGGTATCGAGGGGGCTGTCGAAAGCCCCGTTCGGGAGCATCCCAAGCGCCCCGTCGAGGGATTCGACTGCCGGCGCAGCGAGGTCAGCGGTCGGCGGTTGTGGGGCTGGGCGCGGGATCGCTTCGGTACCCCGGAGCGATTTTTCGAGCGATTTTTCGTCGCCAACTACTGTCCTATGGCTTTCATGGAGGAGAGCGGAAAAAACCGCACGCCGGACAAGCTCCCGGTGGAGGAGCGGGAAGTTCTGTTTGCGGAATGCGACCTGCAACTGCGGCGCACCATCGAGCACCTGACGCCGCGCTGGGTGATCGGTATCGGCGCCTTCGCCGAGGGGCGGGCGCGCCGGTGCCTCCAGGGAATGGACCTGGAGATCGGGCGCATCCTGCATCCCAGCCCGGCCAGCCCCGCCGCCAACCGCGGCTGGGCGGAACAAGCGGAACGCCAGCTCCGCGAGCAGGGCATCGAGCTACCAGGTTGCTGA
- a CDS encoding glutaredoxin family protein — MKTVHLKSNLLRASLLFALLLGAALLLTAPAMATPQDDELAASEETAEAFDEKVTLYMTTWCGWCRKTTTLLNELGVPFRSVDIETDAEGNAEFRRLGNGQGGIPLVDIDGTLIRGYKEAEIRRLIGELEASGKEGDES; from the coding sequence ATGAAGACCGTCCATCTCAAATCCAACCTGCTCCGCGCTTCGCTGCTCTTTGCCCTTCTCCTCGGCGCGGCCCTGCTGCTCACCGCTCCGGCCATGGCGACCCCGCAGGACGACGAACTGGCCGCCAGCGAGGAAACGGCCGAAGCTTTCGACGAGAAGGTCACCCTCTACATGACCACCTGGTGCGGCTGGTGCCGCAAGACCACCACGCTGCTCAACGAGCTGGGTGTGCCCTTCCGCTCCGTCGACATCGAGACCGACGCCGAAGGCAACGCAGAGTTCCGCCGCCTGGGCAACGGTCAGGGCGGCATTCCGCTGGTCGACATCGACGGCACGCTGATCCGCGGCTACAAAGAGGCCGAAATTCGCCGCCTGATCGGTGAGCTGGAAGCTAGCGGAAAGGAAGGCGACGAGAGCTAA